In Malaclemys terrapin pileata isolate rMalTer1 chromosome 14, rMalTer1.hap1, whole genome shotgun sequence, the genomic stretch CAAAGATGCACTATATACAGTGTAGTTAACCAGAAAGCTTTCACTTCATTTTATCACTTGTACAGgtggattcccctcccccccccctttaaataaTTTAGTGATTATTTAAATTCTAATGAAGGTCAGAAATTGACGATACTAGCTAAAGCAGGAAATCGCCTTAGAAAGACACGGTGCAAGGTTCTTTGCAGTGCTATCCCAGTGCAaggtgtgcattattttgcaataCAGACAACAGGTACTTGAGACCACCAAACTAATGTCACAAATGATCACAACTGAATTGGTCTTAAACGTGGGCAGCCTAGTCCATCCTTAACCTACTGTTTCTCTCACTTACatctaattttttgtttttaagtgctccGACTTGGCTGTTTAATTTCTAAGGAACCTTTATTTGATGTTACATTCACATGATATTTATATCACATTCCTTTTTTAGTAATTAATATTTGTGGTATTTAACTTGATTTCAATTACTTTTCAAAAGTTTGTAGGTTTTAGCTGCATATGCCATTTCACTTTTATAAAAATCAGTACCATAAGTTAAACTTCCgatttaatacatttttacatatacacctctacttcgatataacgctgtcctcgggagccaaaaaatcttaccgaattataggtgaaatcgcgttatatcaaactttctttgatccacctgagtgcgcagccccaccccccacccagagcactgttttaccacattatatccgaattcgtgttatattggggtagaggtgtagtttgagAGTGGGCAAAATTAAAGAGTTCGTTTATTCACAGGTCACTGACTAGGACCCCaattcctgcaaagacttaaggaTGTGAATAGTTTGAGTATGGacctattcatgtgcttaaagttgaaCATGTGAAAATTTTTTGAAGAATCAATCACTTTATCAGTGTTTTCTAATAAAATATGTACAGTTTGTGTACACCATTTTTGCATGTACCCACATTTATCTAAATCAATCTTGTTCATGAGCACATGAGTCTTCAAACCATATAGGCCTATAGGAAACATAAATTACAGTTGTTAGACCCAACTGAATTTCACTCTTGGCCGTAACTCAGTCAGCCAATTGTTAATTATCATTGCAAGTATACTGAGTCATAAAGCACTTtgtctcatttttatataataaaaacCTGTGGGAGGTTTCACAGTATGAACTATCTGTATATTGGATTTTAAAGAGATCTGACCCAAAATACCATAAGATATGTTTTAGAATTAGCCATCTTGTAACAGGTTTGTAATTAGTCACATGGGCACCCATCCTTTATTCAATTGGGGCTGAATTCTAATCCCCCTGTACAAAGTAGATATTCAGGCTTTGCACAGGGCACCTACAGTAAGTGGAgttgggtggtgggggagaatCCTGCTTTCCCAACCCACAGCAGGCACGAAGGAGTCAGTTTTATTTTGCAGCCACAACTGCATCATCTGGGATCTATCAGAGGCTATAACCTGCTATATGCCCTCCACCGCGGGGTTTTGGCCAATGGATAGATGTAGTTGTTGGACCCATGTGAACTCTCTCTCCATGTTGCTGCCATGAAGCACTGCTCTGCTGTACAAGAGGTGCAGAGTACTCCTGCAGggtctcccaccctccctcccgcagTGGAGCTGTATATTGTTGCTACTGCTCTTTAGACCTGTATCCCACACAAGACGTTGGCATTGAATGTAGGGCAAATCCTGTCCTCATGGGTAACAGATCTATTAACACAAATTAGAAGATATAGAAGTTACCCACTGCTCTACCTGAAGTTACTTTTGCATCATTATTCTATATTTTTAATGGTCTCATTATAACAGTTAAGGGGGTGGTAATACAGAATCCTAATGATATTACATAGAAAACTGAGTGATAAATCTACTATGCATAATTCAGATTCTGGTTTAACATGGGATTTATATgtagacaacaacaacaacaacaaaatagcaCATCTGACTCCCAGAAAATTTAGTTTTTGTGGTGAGTATTAACACCACAGTATATGGTACCAGGTGGACAGAAAGTAGTGAAAAAATGCTACAGTACTAGCTACATAAAAGCAAATGTTACAAAATTAATTAGGGTTTTCACTTACTGAAGAATGAAgacctaaatatatttttaaaagctcaaaagACTCCACCTTAAATCATggactttttaaaatagtttaagtATCTGATTTAATAATCTGTGATGTCTGAAGAATTTATGGAGTATCCACTTGAAAACTGGATCAAAATCTTTCACACTCGGTATAGGAAAGcaagcaaacatttttatttgaactTTATTGCTGCTCTATCATAGCAATacagaacacacacaaacaaaaaaagagttaattaactaAAAAGCCTTAAATGCATTCTACCTTTTCCCCAGTTTTGAAAAAGTAACCTTATACATTTTTCAACATAATACCTGCAATGACAAGATTGGAAAACCAACACAAGATAGTCCACTGAAAATCTGAGATTGTCTTTATAACACAACATGATTTGGGATCCCCTTCAACTCTTCCagtgcccaatcctgcaaaacacCGGGCTATCTAAATTCCCATTCATATTATTAGAATTTCCATGACCAGTCAATTCCATGCAGGATCAGTACCCCGCCCACTCTCATTCAATTACATGAGAAACTCAGAGATTTAACTATCTGAACTAAACTAGACAAAAAACAGTTATGTCCTGCTCAGCTTTTGCTCTGGGCCCAGTAGTACAAAGAGAGGGGCAGATCCAGGCTTCTCTGGTAACTATGGTACGTATATTGTTTGTGATGAAAACATATTAGcaaactgttttttgttgttttttttaaaaagagttcttCCAATGCTCAAATTAGGTTACTGCAGTAGTTTAGCACATTGGCTATTTCCTAGAGGATATTCCTAATATATTCTGTGGGATAAGGCGTCCTGACGTAGAGCTCTGTTGAGAATCTGCATTCCCCAAACCCAGAACCATTCTGGCATGTACTGTACAAGCAGAAACTACaaaagagagggggagaaaaggtTAAAGGATTTGTTCTGTCTAGGTAAACTTGCAGTTTTTCGAACTACCATGAAAGTACAACTCCTTTTCTGAACATCAACACTTATTATTTTACATTAAATAGAACAAACTACagaatatgacaattaaaattaaaaaagaaatgctGTAACTAAATATAATGTTATGGACCTTAGAACCACCTTACTCATACAGGTGTAAGATCAGGCTCTGCAAATATATCTTAGTTGTTTATTCATAAATTCCATGCTCTCCCCTTCATTTCTTCCTAATCTCCACCCCTTACGTCCCCCCTTCTTTCCCACTTTACAAAATGATCCAAATTAACCAGGAGATGTCATTAGTGCTCACACCAGTCCCTTTGCAAAGTGAGGTTATGGGCACAtactgtgcaattaaaaaaaggaaatctaCATTAAACGGAGAGACATTTTCAGGTAGTTGTGGCTAAAGATGTGGATtttgtaacaatttttttaaacacaacaaatattttcaagaaatTTTAAGTGTAATTCAATGAAAACAGTTACTGAACTGTGACATATTCAAGTTTAAGAGAGGTGCAAGATGTTATATAAGAataaccatactgggtcagaccaaagatccatttagcccagtagctaacagtggccaatgccaggtgccccatagggaatgaacagaactggtaatcgtcaagtgatccgtcccctgtcaaCCATTCCttgcttctggaaaacagaggctagggacaccatccctgcccatcaaagctaatagccattgatggacctatcctccatgaacttacctagttcttttttgaaccctgttttagTCTTGGCTTTCCCAatatcttctggcaaggagttccacagactgactgtgtattgtgtgaaaaaaatacttccttttgtttgttttaaacctgctgcctattaatttcatttggtaacccttTATgtgtttttgaatgcaattttttttttaatttgcgcTGCAAATTAAAAGTAGCAATCATATTCTCCCTCTCCTCCTAAGGCAAAATATGTAGTCCAGTCATAATTTGATTAAACATGGAAGCGGTCAAGAAATATGGAGCAGTGCCTCTGGTTTAGGTTAATTGGTTTGTGCTGCTGATTAGAACAAATGTTCAAAACTTTGCACTTGTTTTAGCTTCTCGACTCCCATGAAAATCAATGGAAGCCACAAAATTAAATTTCCCCCTTCGAAAAAGTAATGAGATTTACTAATGTAAACTAGTTGGATTAATTATGTTACCTGAATAGAATGGATCCAGTATCCTGTAGTCCTTCTGGATATCCCAAGGGTGGAAACAGCATGATGTGCATATACTTTAGCTGAAGGcacaaaaaaaaacttgtttgacAGAATGCGATCACCAAATTGTGTCATGTTTGTGGAGATGAAGAATGGGATTAAACTCTGAATAAAGATTCCTTTTGAAGCATATTCGTAATGTAGTGCTCTACTGAAGTGGTCCAAGTAGGCCTGGTAAGATAAAAGCAGAAAATTAGGATTCCTCAATtttgcatggggaggaggggggtaatAAAGTCTTTGTGTAAAGTATTATTAAAACTAGTATCTTGGACAACTATACTACTATTCTGACAAAAGGGTTATAAAAAAAGAACCTATATTTTGACATAAAtactagaaaaaaatccaaaatatgtttttatggCATGACCATGATTTCCAGTTTTCAGCATCTATTTGTGTTTTTCAGCAAATTATAGGAGACCCAGTTAATTAGTTTAAAGGTATGTCAATTTTTAAGACCCATACTTCTGGCTGAAGTGTTGCACCTACTATTGGTGCAAACACTACCTGAATTtacaaccaaaatattttttctttaataccttttttttttccagtttacttAGTGCATTAGACAGCACTGTGTAGCGTCATTTAGGTCCTGCTCCTGCAAACATTATACATGTGCTGAACTTTTCATGTGCATGTAGTCTCACTGAAGCTAACAGAAGTACTCGTGTGTAAAATTACACACATGCATGTTTACAGAATTAAGGCCTGGGCATGGCCCAAACACCTTCCTCAGCTCATTTTACTCCCCAGTGTAAAAACTAAACTTTAGCATCATAAACCTGATAGTGGGGACTATGGAAATCAAGCACAGCACAATAAATAAGTTTGGTGCACTCTTATCATAGGAGTAACATTGCTGTAATGTTGTCTGCTGCATTGCTATCATAATAAATGGTTAGTCAGATGCCTGCGATATCAGTGCAGTGCTGGTAACTAAGTGGCCAGCCAGTACGATCCTGGATTCCCACATGTGCACATACTTTCTGCATTGCTCCATGACTCATGGGATTCTCTCCCACAGTTGCTCATGGGGCGTAGTGGGAAAAAGGGAGTCATCTTCCCTTCCCAAACTCACTCTGCTTGTGGAGGGGAAACAAACGAAACATGAACaaaacaacccccgccccccaaaaaactttaaaaataaaaataatatgccTGAAGCAGAAACTGAACCTGCAATGTCAATAGCCCCACTAGTGCTTCTCTAACTCCTGGTAGCCTTGGctgtgatcctgcaaacacttagccTGTTAGTAgttcaactgaagtcagtgggattactcacatgcttaaaattaataaAGTGTTGAAAGGATTGGGACTGTCGTAATCCTACCCCTTCATGGGATCTTGTATGGAGGAGGCAGGAAGTCTCTGATACTAGTTCTACTGCTATCACGAGGATTTTGGTCACTTCTAAAacttctaggcactactgtaatattaaTATATGAAATTCCACATCTAGGTAAGTGAGACATTAAGGCACATCCTTTTCTCTAAATTTTGCAAAAAATAGCACTTTACTGTTCAGAAACTGACATTTAATAAAGGATTAATTTAACAACAAAAAGAACTACCAGCAAGTAGCTACATTAAACTACTTTTAGAGGTTTACTATAATCCACAGCAAATTACTGGGAACACTATGccacaaacttaaaaaaaaaatagtgttatATGAGAACCTGAGAGTCTCATGTTTTAGCTAGGTAGAATATATCTTAAAACATCTGAAATGACCTGGGACTTGCCCTGTGGGGGTGCCTagaggggagaggcagagaatgAAGTCCAgagccttccctctccctctgtaGGGAGAAGGCACAGTCCTTGTGCTTCAGACAGCCCAGGCTAGCATCATTTGTGACACCAGCCATTCTAAATGGACCAACAGGTAAAGCCATTTTTTGTATAGCATTTACCAAATGgtgccctgatccatgactggcgCTCTTAAGcagtaccacaatacaaataaatagcctCACGCCCCTCTGCACAAGCTAGAGAAGCTCAACTGGCATGGTAGGGTTAAGCACATTCTGCATCCTGGCTTACCTTGGAGGCTGAATACGCTGCCATCTGTGGTGTGGGTTTGCAGCAGGATCCAGAAGAAACATTCACAATCGCACCTCTTTTCCTCTGTACCATCCCTGGCAGCACTATATGCACCATCATGTTAGCGGCAGCAATATTTACATTGACAATTTCCCATAGTTTGTCCTCAGACAACCTGGTAAAATATTCCGGGTAGGTATAAAACACTCCTACATTATTCACCAAAATCCCAATGTCTTTGTCTCTGAGGGCTTCCTTAATGGAAGAGTAAATCTCACGACCTTTGCTGAAATCTGCTACTATAACAGCAGTTTCAACTTTATAGGTTTCGGTTATGTCTTTAGCTACGGCCTCCAGCTTCTCTTTGCTCCGGCTGATTAAGATAATGTTGATGCCACGGCTTGCCAGTTCTTCAGCATAGGCTTTTCCAATGCCAGCTGTGCTACCTACAGCAGAAAGTAAGATAGTAATGTGGAGATACAGCAGCTAATATGGTGACCCCAGTTTTCTGTTTCCACTTTTATTTCATTATGATATTGTTCCCCCTCAAGGTGATAAGAAATAAGTGATCAGTCCTGATCTCAATAAAGCCATGCCAGAGAGAGACCTGTCTATTACAATCAGTTAAAACCCCAAATCATAAAGTAGTTACATTTACTATGAGAGTGGCGTAGGGTTTAGAACACAGGATTAGAAGACTGAGGCAAGTCTAGTGAAGAGAGTATGTCAGAGGTGCAAATTTTACCCTGAGCCAAATCTGAGTGCTTTGTGAAAGTCGTTATACAAAGAACGTGAACAAGATAGTGGGTACATATCTGCCTGCCATTCTGCTCCTCCAGTAGTCACTTTTCAACTAGAGGTCTCTGCTCATCTTCTTAGATGTCAACAGCTTCTGAGTCTGATCAGACACGCAGAAGCAGCAGAATCGCTAAGTAAAGGAAAAAGAATGGCAGAATCCAGTAATATCTGCATGGAAAGAGGTTGTGTCAGACTGTAAGAGCAtgactgaagtcagtaggactccCTAAGCTCTGAGACACTGGATCCTCTGTTTAAAAGGGAGGAAAACTATTGCTGGAGAGTTTAATTGTCAATGCTGTTATTTCAGGGCCAGTATTTACTATGAAAGGTCCAGATTCATCTGAAAAATAGCTCCACAAAATATAATAACATATATCACCAACGGGTTGATCATTACTAAGGGCAAGGAGGGGAAAAGCATCTTTCA encodes the following:
- the HSDL1 gene encoding inactive hydroxysteroid dehydrogenase-like protein 1 isoform X1, translated to MDVFLIAMAAVDSFYLLYREIGRSCSCYMEALALVGAWYVARKCFTLVCDSYSLIRLHFIPKLVSRADFVKQYGRWAVVTGSTAGIGKAYAEELASRGINIILISRSKEKLEAVAKDITETYKVETAVIVADFSKGREIYSSIKEALRDKDIGILVNNVGVFYTYPEYFTRLSEDKLWEIVNVNIAAANMMVHIVLPGMVQRKRGAIVNVSSGSCCKPTPQMAAYSASKAYLDHFSRALHYEYASKGIFIQSLIPFFISTNMTQFGDRILSNKFFFVPSAKVYAHHAVSTLGISRRTTGYWIHSIQFLLVQYMPEWFWVWGMQILNRALRQDALSHRIY
- the HSDL1 gene encoding inactive hydroxysteroid dehydrogenase-like protein 1 isoform X3, whose amino-acid sequence is MDVFLIAMAAVDSFYLLYREIGRSCSCYMEALALVGAWYVARKCFTLVCDSYSLIRLHFIPKLVSRADFVKQYGRWAVVTGSTAGIGKAYAEELASRGINIILISRSKEKLEAVAKDITETYKVETAVIVADFSKGREIYSSIKEALRDKDIGILVNNVGVFYTYPEYFTRLSEDKLWEIVNVNIAAANMMVHIVLPGMVQRKRGAIVNVSSGSCCKPTPQMAAYSASKLKYMHIMLFPPLGYPEGLQDTGSILFSFCLYSTCQNGSGFGECRFSTELYVRTPYPTEYIRNIL
- the HSDL1 gene encoding inactive hydroxysteroid dehydrogenase-like protein 1 isoform X2, whose translation is MAAVDSFYLLYREIGRSCSCYMEALALVGAWYVARKCFTLVCDSYSLIRLHFIPKLVSRADFVKQYGRWAVVTGSTAGIGKAYAEELASRGINIILISRSKEKLEAVAKDITETYKVETAVIVADFSKGREIYSSIKEALRDKDIGILVNNVGVFYTYPEYFTRLSEDKLWEIVNVNIAAANMMVHIVLPGMVQRKRGAIVNVSSGSCCKPTPQMAAYSASKAYLDHFSRALHYEYASKGIFIQSLIPFFISTNMTQFGDRILSNKFFFVPSAKVYAHHAVSTLGISRRTTGYWIHSIQFLLVQYMPEWFWVWGMQILNRALRQDALSHRIY